A genome region from Hevea brasiliensis isolate MT/VB/25A 57/8 chromosome 7, ASM3005281v1, whole genome shotgun sequence includes the following:
- the LOC110662103 gene encoding U-box domain-containing protein 3-like isoform X4 encodes MDRSPVTVRCLINSISRFILLVSCQTQTPMPIQKDYRSMAMVLKHLKTVLDEIVDYEVSSAEILYKECEELDLAVNEAREFMENCYPKMSKICCVLKSEDLFIKIQASSLEICHVLSRLLQSSSSTSSLTSIQHCMQELQCLKQEMITEHMEEALRSKRDDVVPCTDHLTKIIEALNLTSDGELLKESVAVEKERMNIQVNNAKGYFDQINQSVALISEIRNCLLKVECLEPESGVPIPPYFRCPLSLELMLDPVIVASGQTYERTSIQKWLDHGLNICPKTRQTLAHTNLIPNYTVKAMIANWCEENHIRVSSNSKQTDCTSAPVPSDHSLLCSDSFCCSLQSSNSTSKSSLEVRNGFEKHRVDFSSKLSGETANGFQIGQTESFERPSHELSHIHSRSESASSAISSIEYVSPVSNDISTMSTKHEKAPGLSQEITSKCPNKESGFSPWLSGNQFPIPKAKADRESNANHNHRTHSVSFLDFGSDYLDTTSHVNNLIEDLKSQSNELQTAAAAELRLLAKNKMENRIIIGHCGAIAPLLSLLYSEVKLTQEHAVTALLNLSINEEIKVMIAEAGALEPLIHVLKSGNHGAKENSAAALFSLSVLEEYKAKIGRSGAVKALVNLLASGTLRGKKDAATALFNLSILHENKARMIQAGAVKYLVELMDPATGMVDKAVALLANLSTVGEGRMAIVRAGGIPSLVEIIETGSHRGKENGASVLLQLCLNSPKFCHLVLQEGAVPPLVALSQSGTPRAKEKAQQLLSHFRNQREASIGKGIS; translated from the exons ATGGATAGATCACCTGTAACTGTAAGATGTCTTATCAACAGTATTTCTCGGTTCATTCTTCTAGTTTCCTGCCAGACCCAGACACCTATGCCTATTCAAAAGGATTATAGGAGCATGGCTATGGTTTTAAAGCATTTGAAAACTGTGCTTGATGAAATTGTTGATTACGAAGTATCCTCCGCTGAAATCCTATATAAAGAGTGTGAAGAACTTGATTTGGCTGTTAATGAGGCTCGGGAATTTATGGAGAACTGCTATCCAAAGATGAGCAAGATTTGTTGT GTTCTAAAGAGTGAAGACCTGTTTATTAAAATCCAAGCGTCTTCACTAGAGATTTGTCATGTACTATCTCGATTGTTGCAATCTTCTTCATCCACTTCAAGTTTAACTAGCATTCAG CACTGCATGCAGGAGCTTCAATGTTTGAAACAGGAAATGATAACAGAACATATGGAGGAGGCTTTGAGAAGTAAAAGAGATGATGTTGTTCCTTGCACTGATCACCTAACGAAAATTATTGAAGCACTAAATTTAACATCGGATGGGGAACTCTTAAAAGAAAGTGTGGCTGTGGAAAAGGAAAGAATGAATATTCAAGTCAATAATGCTAAAGGGTACTTTGATCAAATCAACCAAAGTGTGGCTCTTATCTCTGAAATACGTAATTGCTTGCTTAAAGTTGAGTGCTTGGAACCAGAAAGCGGGGTCCCAATCCCTCCATACTTCCGCTGCCCTTTATCACTGGAACTCATGTTGGATCCTGTGATTGTGGCTTCAGGGCAAACTTATGAGAGGACTTCCATTCagaaatggcttgatcatgggttgaATATTTGCCCGAAGACCCGCCAAACACTTGCTCATACAAATCTCATTCCCAATTACACTGTAAAAGCTATGATAGCAAATTGGTGTGAGGAGAATCATATAAGAGTTTCTAGTAACTCTAAGCAAACCGATTGTACCTCAGCTCCAGTCCCATCAGATCATTCTTTACTGTGCTCAGATAGTTTCTGTTGCTCTCTGCAAAGTAGCAATTCTACATCAAAATCATCTCTTGAAGTCAGAAATGGATTTGAGAAGCACAGGGTTGATTTCTCATCTAAATTAAGCGGAGAAACAGCTAATGGATTTCAAATTGGGCAAACTGAAAGCTTTGAGCGCCCATCCCATGAATTATCACATATTCACAGCAGGAGTGAATCAGCCTCAAGTGCCATATCCAGTATTGAGTATGTGTCTCCAGTATCAAACGACATATCAACAATGTCCACCAAGCATGAAAAAGCTCCTGGTTTGTCACAAGAGATCACATCCAAATGCCCAAATAAAGAATCAGGATTTTCTCCTTGGTTGTCTGGAAATCAATTCCCCATTCCTAAAGCAAAAGCTGACCGGGAAAGCAATGCAAACCATAACCACAGAACACACTCTGTTTCCTTTTTGGACTTTGGTTCTGATTATCTAGATACAACTTCTCATGTTAATAATTTGATTGAAGATCTTAAAAGCCAATCAAATGAATTGCAGACAGCTGCTGCAGCAGAGCTACGGCTTCTTGCTAAGAACAAAATGGAGAATCGCATCATTATAGGCCACTGTGGTGCTATTGCTCCATTGCTTTCACTACTATACTCAGAAGTGAAGCTAACTCAGGAGCACGCTGTTACAGCCCTGTTGAACCTATCAATCAATGAAGAAATTAAAGTTATGATTGCTGAAGCGGGAGCACTAGAACCGCTTATTCATGTCCTAAAATCAGGAAATCATGGAGCCAAAGAGAATTCTGCAGCAGCGCTATTCAGCCTCTCTGTTTTGGAAGAGTACAAGGCTAAAATTGGCCGTTCCGGTGCTGTCAAAGCCTTGGTGAATCTTCTAGCCTCTGGGACTCTAAGAGGGAAAAAAGATGCTGCTACTGCTTTGTTTAACCTTTCAATCCTTCACGAAAACAAGGCTCGAATGATTCAAGCTGGAGCAGTAAAGTATCTTGTTGAGTTGATGGATCCTGCCACTGGGATGGTTGACAAGGCTGTTGCTCTTCTTGCAAATTTGTCAACAGTCGGGGAAGGGCGCATGGCTATTGTGCGTGCTGGGGGCATTCCTTCACTGGTTGAGATTATTGAAACAGGATCTCATAGGGGAAAGGAAAATGGTGCTTCTGTATTGCTGCAATTGTGCCTTAATAGTCCCAAGTTCTGTCACCTTGTTTTGCAAGAAGGAGCAGTTCCTCCCCTTGTTGCCTTGTCCCAATCTGGCACACCAAGAGCAAAGGAAAAG GCACAGCAGCTTCTGAGTCATTTCCGTAATCAGAGAGAAGCATCTATCGGAAAGG GCATTTCATGA
- the LOC110662103 gene encoding U-box domain-containing protein 3-like isoform X2 yields MDRSPVTVRCLINSISRFILLVSCQTQTPMPIQKDYRSMAMVLKHLKTVLDEIVDYEVSSAEILYKECEELDLAVNEAREFMENCYPKMSKICCVLKSEDLFIKIQASSLEICHVLSRLLQSSSSTSSLTSIQELQCLKQEMITEHMEEALRSKRDDVVPCTDHLTKIIEALNLTSDGELLKESVAVEKERMNIQVNNAKGYFDQINQSVALISEIRNCLLKVECLEPESGVPIPPYFRCPLSLELMLDPVIVASGQTYERTSIQKWLDHGLNICPKTRQTLAHTNLIPNYTVKAMIANWCEENHIRVSSNSKQTDCTSAPVPSDHSLLCSDSFCCSLQSSNSTSKSSLEVRNGFEKHRVDFSSKLSGETANGFQIGQTESFERPSHELSHIHSRSESASSAISSIEYVSPVSNDISTMSTKHEKAPGLSQEITSKCPNKESGFSPWLSGNQFPIPKAKADRESNANHNHRTHSVSFLDFGSDYLDTTSHVNNLIEDLKSQSNELQTAAAAELRLLAKNKMENRIIIGHCGAIAPLLSLLYSEVKLTQEHAVTALLNLSINEEIKVMIAEAGALEPLIHVLKSGNHGAKENSAAALFSLSVLEEYKAKIGRSGAVKALVNLLASGTLRGKKDAATALFNLSILHENKARMIQAGAVKYLVELMDPATGMVDKAVALLANLSTVGEGRMAIVRAGGIPSLVEIIETGSHRGKENGASVLLQLCLNSPKFCHLVLQEGAVPPLVALSQSGTPRAKEKHGRRYFTWDENVIPYLHWFRKWAMAIIFPLLEGTAASESFP; encoded by the exons ATGGATAGATCACCTGTAACTGTAAGATGTCTTATCAACAGTATTTCTCGGTTCATTCTTCTAGTTTCCTGCCAGACCCAGACACCTATGCCTATTCAAAAGGATTATAGGAGCATGGCTATGGTTTTAAAGCATTTGAAAACTGTGCTTGATGAAATTGTTGATTACGAAGTATCCTCCGCTGAAATCCTATATAAAGAGTGTGAAGAACTTGATTTGGCTGTTAATGAGGCTCGGGAATTTATGGAGAACTGCTATCCAAAGATGAGCAAGATTTGTTGT GTTCTAAAGAGTGAAGACCTGTTTATTAAAATCCAAGCGTCTTCACTAGAGATTTGTCATGTACTATCTCGATTGTTGCAATCTTCTTCATCCACTTCAAGTTTAACTAGCATTCAG GAGCTTCAATGTTTGAAACAGGAAATGATAACAGAACATATGGAGGAGGCTTTGAGAAGTAAAAGAGATGATGTTGTTCCTTGCACTGATCACCTAACGAAAATTATTGAAGCACTAAATTTAACATCGGATGGGGAACTCTTAAAAGAAAGTGTGGCTGTGGAAAAGGAAAGAATGAATATTCAAGTCAATAATGCTAAAGGGTACTTTGATCAAATCAACCAAAGTGTGGCTCTTATCTCTGAAATACGTAATTGCTTGCTTAAAGTTGAGTGCTTGGAACCAGAAAGCGGGGTCCCAATCCCTCCATACTTCCGCTGCCCTTTATCACTGGAACTCATGTTGGATCCTGTGATTGTGGCTTCAGGGCAAACTTATGAGAGGACTTCCATTCagaaatggcttgatcatgggttgaATATTTGCCCGAAGACCCGCCAAACACTTGCTCATACAAATCTCATTCCCAATTACACTGTAAAAGCTATGATAGCAAATTGGTGTGAGGAGAATCATATAAGAGTTTCTAGTAACTCTAAGCAAACCGATTGTACCTCAGCTCCAGTCCCATCAGATCATTCTTTACTGTGCTCAGATAGTTTCTGTTGCTCTCTGCAAAGTAGCAATTCTACATCAAAATCATCTCTTGAAGTCAGAAATGGATTTGAGAAGCACAGGGTTGATTTCTCATCTAAATTAAGCGGAGAAACAGCTAATGGATTTCAAATTGGGCAAACTGAAAGCTTTGAGCGCCCATCCCATGAATTATCACATATTCACAGCAGGAGTGAATCAGCCTCAAGTGCCATATCCAGTATTGAGTATGTGTCTCCAGTATCAAACGACATATCAACAATGTCCACCAAGCATGAAAAAGCTCCTGGTTTGTCACAAGAGATCACATCCAAATGCCCAAATAAAGAATCAGGATTTTCTCCTTGGTTGTCTGGAAATCAATTCCCCATTCCTAAAGCAAAAGCTGACCGGGAAAGCAATGCAAACCATAACCACAGAACACACTCTGTTTCCTTTTTGGACTTTGGTTCTGATTATCTAGATACAACTTCTCATGTTAATAATTTGATTGAAGATCTTAAAAGCCAATCAAATGAATTGCAGACAGCTGCTGCAGCAGAGCTACGGCTTCTTGCTAAGAACAAAATGGAGAATCGCATCATTATAGGCCACTGTGGTGCTATTGCTCCATTGCTTTCACTACTATACTCAGAAGTGAAGCTAACTCAGGAGCACGCTGTTACAGCCCTGTTGAACCTATCAATCAATGAAGAAATTAAAGTTATGATTGCTGAAGCGGGAGCACTAGAACCGCTTATTCATGTCCTAAAATCAGGAAATCATGGAGCCAAAGAGAATTCTGCAGCAGCGCTATTCAGCCTCTCTGTTTTGGAAGAGTACAAGGCTAAAATTGGCCGTTCCGGTGCTGTCAAAGCCTTGGTGAATCTTCTAGCCTCTGGGACTCTAAGAGGGAAAAAAGATGCTGCTACTGCTTTGTTTAACCTTTCAATCCTTCACGAAAACAAGGCTCGAATGATTCAAGCTGGAGCAGTAAAGTATCTTGTTGAGTTGATGGATCCTGCCACTGGGATGGTTGACAAGGCTGTTGCTCTTCTTGCAAATTTGTCAACAGTCGGGGAAGGGCGCATGGCTATTGTGCGTGCTGGGGGCATTCCTTCACTGGTTGAGATTATTGAAACAGGATCTCATAGGGGAAAGGAAAATGGTGCTTCTGTATTGCTGCAATTGTGCCTTAATAGTCCCAAGTTCTGTCACCTTGTTTTGCAAGAAGGAGCAGTTCCTCCCCTTGTTGCCTTGTCCCAATCTGGCACACCAAGAGCAAAGGAAAAG CATGGGAGAAGGTACTTTACATGGGATGAGAATGTAATTCCATATTTGCACTGGTTCAGAAAATGGGCCATGGCTATCATTTTTCCCCTCCTAGAAG GCACAGCAGCTTCTGAGTCATTTCCGTAA
- the LOC110662103 gene encoding U-box domain-containing protein 3-like isoform X1: protein MDRSPVTVRCLINSISRFILLVSCQTQTPMPIQKDYRSMAMVLKHLKTVLDEIVDYEVSSAEILYKECEELDLAVNEAREFMENCYPKMSKICCVLKSEDLFIKIQASSLEICHVLSRLLQSSSSTSSLTSIQHCMQELQCLKQEMITEHMEEALRSKRDDVVPCTDHLTKIIEALNLTSDGELLKESVAVEKERMNIQVNNAKGYFDQINQSVALISEIRNCLLKVECLEPESGVPIPPYFRCPLSLELMLDPVIVASGQTYERTSIQKWLDHGLNICPKTRQTLAHTNLIPNYTVKAMIANWCEENHIRVSSNSKQTDCTSAPVPSDHSLLCSDSFCCSLQSSNSTSKSSLEVRNGFEKHRVDFSSKLSGETANGFQIGQTESFERPSHELSHIHSRSESASSAISSIEYVSPVSNDISTMSTKHEKAPGLSQEITSKCPNKESGFSPWLSGNQFPIPKAKADRESNANHNHRTHSVSFLDFGSDYLDTTSHVNNLIEDLKSQSNELQTAAAAELRLLAKNKMENRIIIGHCGAIAPLLSLLYSEVKLTQEHAVTALLNLSINEEIKVMIAEAGALEPLIHVLKSGNHGAKENSAAALFSLSVLEEYKAKIGRSGAVKALVNLLASGTLRGKKDAATALFNLSILHENKARMIQAGAVKYLVELMDPATGMVDKAVALLANLSTVGEGRMAIVRAGGIPSLVEIIETGSHRGKENGASVLLQLCLNSPKFCHLVLQEGAVPPLVALSQSGTPRAKEKHGRRYFTWDENVIPYLHWFRKWAMAIIFPLLEGTAASESFP from the exons ATGGATAGATCACCTGTAACTGTAAGATGTCTTATCAACAGTATTTCTCGGTTCATTCTTCTAGTTTCCTGCCAGACCCAGACACCTATGCCTATTCAAAAGGATTATAGGAGCATGGCTATGGTTTTAAAGCATTTGAAAACTGTGCTTGATGAAATTGTTGATTACGAAGTATCCTCCGCTGAAATCCTATATAAAGAGTGTGAAGAACTTGATTTGGCTGTTAATGAGGCTCGGGAATTTATGGAGAACTGCTATCCAAAGATGAGCAAGATTTGTTGT GTTCTAAAGAGTGAAGACCTGTTTATTAAAATCCAAGCGTCTTCACTAGAGATTTGTCATGTACTATCTCGATTGTTGCAATCTTCTTCATCCACTTCAAGTTTAACTAGCATTCAG CACTGCATGCAGGAGCTTCAATGTTTGAAACAGGAAATGATAACAGAACATATGGAGGAGGCTTTGAGAAGTAAAAGAGATGATGTTGTTCCTTGCACTGATCACCTAACGAAAATTATTGAAGCACTAAATTTAACATCGGATGGGGAACTCTTAAAAGAAAGTGTGGCTGTGGAAAAGGAAAGAATGAATATTCAAGTCAATAATGCTAAAGGGTACTTTGATCAAATCAACCAAAGTGTGGCTCTTATCTCTGAAATACGTAATTGCTTGCTTAAAGTTGAGTGCTTGGAACCAGAAAGCGGGGTCCCAATCCCTCCATACTTCCGCTGCCCTTTATCACTGGAACTCATGTTGGATCCTGTGATTGTGGCTTCAGGGCAAACTTATGAGAGGACTTCCATTCagaaatggcttgatcatgggttgaATATTTGCCCGAAGACCCGCCAAACACTTGCTCATACAAATCTCATTCCCAATTACACTGTAAAAGCTATGATAGCAAATTGGTGTGAGGAGAATCATATAAGAGTTTCTAGTAACTCTAAGCAAACCGATTGTACCTCAGCTCCAGTCCCATCAGATCATTCTTTACTGTGCTCAGATAGTTTCTGTTGCTCTCTGCAAAGTAGCAATTCTACATCAAAATCATCTCTTGAAGTCAGAAATGGATTTGAGAAGCACAGGGTTGATTTCTCATCTAAATTAAGCGGAGAAACAGCTAATGGATTTCAAATTGGGCAAACTGAAAGCTTTGAGCGCCCATCCCATGAATTATCACATATTCACAGCAGGAGTGAATCAGCCTCAAGTGCCATATCCAGTATTGAGTATGTGTCTCCAGTATCAAACGACATATCAACAATGTCCACCAAGCATGAAAAAGCTCCTGGTTTGTCACAAGAGATCACATCCAAATGCCCAAATAAAGAATCAGGATTTTCTCCTTGGTTGTCTGGAAATCAATTCCCCATTCCTAAAGCAAAAGCTGACCGGGAAAGCAATGCAAACCATAACCACAGAACACACTCTGTTTCCTTTTTGGACTTTGGTTCTGATTATCTAGATACAACTTCTCATGTTAATAATTTGATTGAAGATCTTAAAAGCCAATCAAATGAATTGCAGACAGCTGCTGCAGCAGAGCTACGGCTTCTTGCTAAGAACAAAATGGAGAATCGCATCATTATAGGCCACTGTGGTGCTATTGCTCCATTGCTTTCACTACTATACTCAGAAGTGAAGCTAACTCAGGAGCACGCTGTTACAGCCCTGTTGAACCTATCAATCAATGAAGAAATTAAAGTTATGATTGCTGAAGCGGGAGCACTAGAACCGCTTATTCATGTCCTAAAATCAGGAAATCATGGAGCCAAAGAGAATTCTGCAGCAGCGCTATTCAGCCTCTCTGTTTTGGAAGAGTACAAGGCTAAAATTGGCCGTTCCGGTGCTGTCAAAGCCTTGGTGAATCTTCTAGCCTCTGGGACTCTAAGAGGGAAAAAAGATGCTGCTACTGCTTTGTTTAACCTTTCAATCCTTCACGAAAACAAGGCTCGAATGATTCAAGCTGGAGCAGTAAAGTATCTTGTTGAGTTGATGGATCCTGCCACTGGGATGGTTGACAAGGCTGTTGCTCTTCTTGCAAATTTGTCAACAGTCGGGGAAGGGCGCATGGCTATTGTGCGTGCTGGGGGCATTCCTTCACTGGTTGAGATTATTGAAACAGGATCTCATAGGGGAAAGGAAAATGGTGCTTCTGTATTGCTGCAATTGTGCCTTAATAGTCCCAAGTTCTGTCACCTTGTTTTGCAAGAAGGAGCAGTTCCTCCCCTTGTTGCCTTGTCCCAATCTGGCACACCAAGAGCAAAGGAAAAG CATGGGAGAAGGTACTTTACATGGGATGAGAATGTAATTCCATATTTGCACTGGTTCAGAAAATGGGCCATGGCTATCATTTTTCCCCTCCTAGAAG GCACAGCAGCTTCTGAGTCATTTCCGTAA
- the LOC110662103 gene encoding U-box domain-containing protein 3-like isoform X3: MDRSPVTVRCLINSISRFILLVSCQTQTPMPIQKDYRSMAMVLKHLKTVLDEIVDYEVSSAEILYKECEELDLAVNEAREFMENCYPKMSKICCVLKSEDLFIKIQASSLEICHVLSRLLQSSSSTSSLTSIQHCMQELQCLKQEMITEHMEEALRSKRDDVVPCTDHLTKIIEALNLTSDGELLKESVAVEKERMNIQVNNAKGYFDQINQSVALISEIRNCLLKVECLEPESGVPIPPYFRCPLSLELMLDPVIVASGQTYERTSIQKWLDHGLNICPKTRQTLAHTNLIPNYTVKAMIANWCEENHIRVSSNSKQTDCTSAPVPSDHSLLCSDSFCCSLQSSNSTSKSSLEVRNGFEKHRVDFSSKLSGETANGFQIGQTESFERPSHELSHIHSRSESASSAISSIEYVSPVSNDISTMSTKHEKAPGLSQEITSKCPNKESGFSPWLSGNQFPIPKAKADRESNANHNHRTHSVSFLDFGSDYLDTTSHVNNLIEDLKSQSNELQTAAAAELRLLAKNKMENRIIIGHCGAIAPLLSLLYSEVKLTQEHAVTALLNLSINEEIKVMIAEAGALEPLIHVLKSGNHGAKENSAAALFSLSVLEEYKAKIGRSGAVKALVNLLASGTLRGKKDAATALFNLSILHENKARMIQAGAVKYLVELMDPATGMVDKAVALLANLSTVGEGRMAIVRAGGIPSLVEIIETGSHRGKENGASVLLQLCLNSPKFCHLVLQEGAVPPLVALSQSGTPRAKEKAQQLLSHFRNQREASIGKGKS, translated from the exons ATGGATAGATCACCTGTAACTGTAAGATGTCTTATCAACAGTATTTCTCGGTTCATTCTTCTAGTTTCCTGCCAGACCCAGACACCTATGCCTATTCAAAAGGATTATAGGAGCATGGCTATGGTTTTAAAGCATTTGAAAACTGTGCTTGATGAAATTGTTGATTACGAAGTATCCTCCGCTGAAATCCTATATAAAGAGTGTGAAGAACTTGATTTGGCTGTTAATGAGGCTCGGGAATTTATGGAGAACTGCTATCCAAAGATGAGCAAGATTTGTTGT GTTCTAAAGAGTGAAGACCTGTTTATTAAAATCCAAGCGTCTTCACTAGAGATTTGTCATGTACTATCTCGATTGTTGCAATCTTCTTCATCCACTTCAAGTTTAACTAGCATTCAG CACTGCATGCAGGAGCTTCAATGTTTGAAACAGGAAATGATAACAGAACATATGGAGGAGGCTTTGAGAAGTAAAAGAGATGATGTTGTTCCTTGCACTGATCACCTAACGAAAATTATTGAAGCACTAAATTTAACATCGGATGGGGAACTCTTAAAAGAAAGTGTGGCTGTGGAAAAGGAAAGAATGAATATTCAAGTCAATAATGCTAAAGGGTACTTTGATCAAATCAACCAAAGTGTGGCTCTTATCTCTGAAATACGTAATTGCTTGCTTAAAGTTGAGTGCTTGGAACCAGAAAGCGGGGTCCCAATCCCTCCATACTTCCGCTGCCCTTTATCACTGGAACTCATGTTGGATCCTGTGATTGTGGCTTCAGGGCAAACTTATGAGAGGACTTCCATTCagaaatggcttgatcatgggttgaATATTTGCCCGAAGACCCGCCAAACACTTGCTCATACAAATCTCATTCCCAATTACACTGTAAAAGCTATGATAGCAAATTGGTGTGAGGAGAATCATATAAGAGTTTCTAGTAACTCTAAGCAAACCGATTGTACCTCAGCTCCAGTCCCATCAGATCATTCTTTACTGTGCTCAGATAGTTTCTGTTGCTCTCTGCAAAGTAGCAATTCTACATCAAAATCATCTCTTGAAGTCAGAAATGGATTTGAGAAGCACAGGGTTGATTTCTCATCTAAATTAAGCGGAGAAACAGCTAATGGATTTCAAATTGGGCAAACTGAAAGCTTTGAGCGCCCATCCCATGAATTATCACATATTCACAGCAGGAGTGAATCAGCCTCAAGTGCCATATCCAGTATTGAGTATGTGTCTCCAGTATCAAACGACATATCAACAATGTCCACCAAGCATGAAAAAGCTCCTGGTTTGTCACAAGAGATCACATCCAAATGCCCAAATAAAGAATCAGGATTTTCTCCTTGGTTGTCTGGAAATCAATTCCCCATTCCTAAAGCAAAAGCTGACCGGGAAAGCAATGCAAACCATAACCACAGAACACACTCTGTTTCCTTTTTGGACTTTGGTTCTGATTATCTAGATACAACTTCTCATGTTAATAATTTGATTGAAGATCTTAAAAGCCAATCAAATGAATTGCAGACAGCTGCTGCAGCAGAGCTACGGCTTCTTGCTAAGAACAAAATGGAGAATCGCATCATTATAGGCCACTGTGGTGCTATTGCTCCATTGCTTTCACTACTATACTCAGAAGTGAAGCTAACTCAGGAGCACGCTGTTACAGCCCTGTTGAACCTATCAATCAATGAAGAAATTAAAGTTATGATTGCTGAAGCGGGAGCACTAGAACCGCTTATTCATGTCCTAAAATCAGGAAATCATGGAGCCAAAGAGAATTCTGCAGCAGCGCTATTCAGCCTCTCTGTTTTGGAAGAGTACAAGGCTAAAATTGGCCGTTCCGGTGCTGTCAAAGCCTTGGTGAATCTTCTAGCCTCTGGGACTCTAAGAGGGAAAAAAGATGCTGCTACTGCTTTGTTTAACCTTTCAATCCTTCACGAAAACAAGGCTCGAATGATTCAAGCTGGAGCAGTAAAGTATCTTGTTGAGTTGATGGATCCTGCCACTGGGATGGTTGACAAGGCTGTTGCTCTTCTTGCAAATTTGTCAACAGTCGGGGAAGGGCGCATGGCTATTGTGCGTGCTGGGGGCATTCCTTCACTGGTTGAGATTATTGAAACAGGATCTCATAGGGGAAAGGAAAATGGTGCTTCTGTATTGCTGCAATTGTGCCTTAATAGTCCCAAGTTCTGTCACCTTGTTTTGCAAGAAGGAGCAGTTCCTCCCCTTGTTGCCTTGTCCCAATCTGGCACACCAAGAGCAAAGGAAAAG GCACAGCAGCTTCTGAGTCATTTCCGTAATCAGAGAGAAGCATCTATCGGAAAGGGTAAATCATGA
- the LOC110662102 gene encoding protein LIGHT-DEPENDENT SHORT HYPOCOTYLS 4 — protein sequence MESISEMDRSYSENTSLDNIKTTTTTTTTISGATSSSPSSSTTPSRYENQKRRDWNTFGQYLKNHRPPLSLSRCSGAHVLEFLRYLDQFGKTKVHTPICPFYGHPNPPAPCPCPLRQAWGSLDALIGRLRAAFEENGGKPEANPFGARAVRLYLREVRDLQSKARGVSYEKKKRKRPPQQQIQAMQPPPGAT from the coding sequence ATGGAGTCAATCTCTGAAATGGACCGCTCCTACTCTGAAAACACCAGCTTAGACAACATAaaaaccaccaccaccaccaccactactatcTCGGGAGCAACTTcatcatcaccatcatcatccaCCACTCCTAGCCGCTATGAGAACCAAAAGCGCCGAGACTGGAACACCTTTGGTCAATATCTCAAGAACCATAGGCCTCCCCTCTCTCTCTCCAGGTGCAGTGGAGCTCATGTCCTTGAATTCCTTCGCTATCTGGACCAATTTGGCAAGACCAAAGTGCACACCCCAATCTGCCCTTTTTATGGCCACCCAAATCCCCCTGCTCCCTGCCCGTGTCCTCTTCGCCAGGCCTGGGGCAGTCTCGACGCGCTTATCGGACGCCTCCGGGCAGCCTTCGAGGAAAATGGAGGCAAACCTGAAGCAAACCCTTTTGGAGCTCGTGCAGTAAGGCTTTACCTTCGCGAGGTTCGTGATTTGCAGTCCAAAGCAAGAGGGGTTAGCTATGAGAAAAAGAAGCGTAAGCGTCCACCGCAGCAGCAAATCCAAGCTATGCAGCCACCACCAGGTgcaacttaa